The Nicotiana sylvestris chromosome 6, ASM39365v2, whole genome shotgun sequence genomic sequence CAATGAGAGAAGAATTTTTCCTGTTCTCTTGTACTGAACCTTGGTTCTAAATATCATTTAACCTCCATACTTACACAAGTTGACTTCTATTCTTATTGAATAATTCAAGTTATAGCATAAAGCAAGCTATTATCCATCAGCAAATAATAAATAAACGTCATTTAGTGGGACGCAAAAGAGATTCTAATAGACCCTCCAAGATAGAGATTCTCTAAAGTCTTAACATAAAGGCCCTAAGACATGCATAACTTCATCAACGAGATAGCAATCATGAAACAAGAGAGTGACCACAAAATGTATATGCCCACCTATATTACCTGTTATTAGGAAGAAATATTTTCAGGGTAGAAGTTAACAAAATTAAAAGTAACCTGGCTGCTTGTTCAGAGAAATTCTTGTTGGGTTGCTTTTGTCGGAGCACATGGAGATCACCTCCTGGACAATATTCCATCACTAAACATGAATATTTGTCATTGGTAATATGGGCATAGAGCGTAGGAAGAAATGGATGATCCAGTATTTGCAGTATTTCTTTTTCGGTCTGCGCTCTTGTCATCTTCCTCCTGCTGGTCAGAAAGTCATTGTCCATAACTTTCACAGCAAACAGACAGTTCGTGCCCATTAGTTCAGATAGATAAACAGTCCCAATGTCCCCTCCGCCAAGTTTTTTAAGCAACTTAAATTGCCTTAAACTAATGTTTCCATGCTGCTTCTGAACACAACGAATGGCTTCCCATCTCAAATCCTTGGACATATGAGGCCGATAGCCACTGCGGCTAGACCCACTGCGATAGCTTTCTTCGCTAACGCTCGTGGTGCTGCTATAATCCCCGATGCTACTCTTTGAACTTTGAGATATCTCCCCCTTTTCTCTTGACAATGATCTTTCATCACCTTTTGTAACTATACTTCTTGTTCTGTTACAACTGCTTGAGCTAAGACCAGGTTTGGTAACGCTTGCATCCAGCATAGATGAACTAACTTCTATGCTATTAGCAGAACATGATTCTGAAGATTCCTTATTCTCTTCTTTCTGATTATACCTCAGTACATGTTCAGGTGTCTGACAAGCAATCTCACTTGTACTACAACTCAAATCATTGTCACCATTAGATTGCTTGGAACTGCTGGTGAGAACAGAAGCGACTTTCTTCTTAACAAAGGTTCTACTTCTGGAAACTGGTCTCATCTGATTTGGACTGCTAGAAGTAGGTCTGATGACTTTATTTCCAGTACTAAAAATAGATGAGCAAGAAACAAGATCAAAATCTCGTGCCTGCTCCTTGTCTGCTGGGATTACAGTTGTCGGAGCTTCATCTGAGGCGGGCATCATTTGGGCTTCAACTTTTTTAGCAGAAGTGGCAGTTGAAGAATGCGGTAGTTCCAAAACATCTTTCTGCTCAGACGCCTCTTTCAAGTAACCCGAACCAATATTGGTTGAGTGTCGAAAAGCCTCATCTCCGCCTGAAATTTCACTTATTTCTGCACCGTTTTTCATTGCATCTTTAGAAAGATGGCAAGAATAGGTAGCATAAGTAGATTTTTCTTTAATGGGCACATGTTCATAATCAGTAATCTTATCAGAAGGATTTGACATACTCATATCTGGGATGAGGGATATCTCCACTAAATTCCCTATACCTTCGTTGACAGTATGTTCAGGGCCATTAACCTGAACAGCGATGGGCCTGTAAAGTCTTTTGGCAGCCCCTGTCTCTGAGACACCCGACAGCCTGGACGCTTTCGACGACCGCTTCTTCACAGCCGCAAGCTCTGATGCCTGAGAGATGCATAATCCTCTGAAGGCCTGCTTCAAATTTGCAGGCTCAGAATTGTCAAAACCTGATGCTCGAGCGGGGCTAGATCTCATTGGTCTCTTCATTGCGCTTTTATTAAATGCATCTTTGACACCTCTATGGGAAGTCCTAATTTCTATAGCTTCAAACAGTTTGTTAATATCATCCTTCATACAATACTGTTTACCAGTGTTCAGGATATCATCATCCATTTTAGATTCAGGATTTAATTCCTCTATTGACTCCGTAATTTCACAAGTAGCAGGCAAACCACCCATTGCTTCTAGAAGCATATCTAAAAGGAAGTTTGATGTGGCCAGTAAAGTCTATCTAACCCATCTCAGCAAAGCAGTATGAAGAGAAAGAAGCACACTATTGCAGCAGTTATTTAGAAGACCTCCAAAATGGTTGTTGATCATATTCAATTCCAATATGAAAAAGTTTGGCAACTACCTCTTCACTGCATTCAGTATGCAGCAACGATTATCTGCTACAGATGAAATAGTTCAGCAACTTAATGATGAACAATCAATTCACAAGAAAAATTGAGCCATTTAAAGCCAATAAAAACGATTTATAGCACCCACAAGTTATGTCTTTTCTGGTACATCTGTTTTAATTACTGCAGTTGGGAATTGAAGATAAGGGACTATGCAGTTTTCCATATTATGAACCTATTGACTAAATTCATGCCATGGTACACCTATTTATCACATCTACAGCCAGTTGTTCATATGTAGACAATGTTGAAAAACAAATTTGTGTAGACTTTACTACTCTAGACAACCACCATGAAGACGAGTTTAAGAACGATAAATTTCCAACATATCATTAATTTTCTTGCACATTCATTAATGCTTAAAGCTGTGAACTCATATGACCTCTTCACTTTTCTATTTCATTTTAAATTCTAAATTTCATtagtttttctatatatatagCTCCTGCAATTTTGTTAACATTTGTTAACCCACAACAGTTTCAAGAAAAGCTTCAAATGATAAATCCACCAAAATCAAGCTAAAAAGATTCAGTAAAAAAAATCTCTGATACACATAATTTATTAGCTAATATAAGGAAAAATGACATACAAGAAATACTTAACATTAGAAAAGGGCAACccagaaaaattaaaaaagattcaatctttaataGGATCACACAACACTAAACATTTCAGCTTATGAAAAGACAAAATCAACAAACTGTACTGTTCCAAGAAAAGCCCAAAAGGGAAAAAAATATCAGCAAATATGAGGTCATATTTCAATCAGTAGCAGGAGAAACAAAACCCAGAAAGGAGGACCAGCTTTAAGGCTACTGTGAAcattcaaaaagaagaaagacaATACTACATAAAGTTTCTACCTTTAAACAAAATATGctcaaacataaaataaaaaggtaCACATGTACGGACAAGAAAAGAGATGAAGCAGCAACCTGAAACGAGATCAGCAGCAAAAAAAGGAAGCTAAATTTTTAttgaacaaagaagaagaagaaaatgggtGTTATTTCAGTGGCAAGAATTGAGAAAGTTGAAAAGTTTGAAGGGGAAAAGAGAAAATCCCATAAGTAATTACTACTACTTTAGAGAGAGAAAAGGGGAAATGGGTGAAATTGAATGAGGAAAGTGGAAGAAGAGAGTTGAGGGGGGAAATCACGAGACTGTtcttttcctctctctctctctccctctctctctctctctgtataTAAATTTCCTGTGTTTGTGGAACTCCAAATTGGCGGAAAAAAAGGAAAGCCTACTGTCAAGACGAAGACGACTAGTAGAGAAATGGATTTAGTTTTATGTTTGAGCATATTTGAGAGCTTTTTTCCAAAAAGGAAAGCGTACTATCAAGTTTGAGagctttttttcaaaaaatatcttTTTGTTTATAAATTACTTAGTAATTATTTTTTGAtagattttgaaaataaaatcttcaaatcccaaaaatatcTTTACAATACTATTCACAtaacttcaattttttttaagtaaaatataTATCCAAACAcaattttaattttcaaaaatctttttcattttatctttaaaaactcattttttttcaagtttcgaccaaatctatgtccaaacgctaCTTAATATTCACTAATAGCATAATTTTTTACACTATTCAACTAAAAATAAACATTtgctatattttattttttaatttactaATTTTACTTATTAATTACTCctatcttttaaatgataatagTATGAAAAAAATTCCTTGCCAATGTATAAAATTAAATTTGGAATGCGAATCGTACTTATGGAATCTCATTCATTGAGAAATTATATGTATAAATAGGGTTAAAACTAACTTTTTCATATATTATACATTGTGAAAGCGCCTTGACTGGTGATAAATGTTGTATTCTAGCATTTCTTAAATCCTCTTGCTAGATTTTCTCGGTCCGCAATGCCTTCGTTGTTATAAATTGCTGACTAATGTCAAAATAATTTGATTATGATAAATTTTGTGAATATTATTATACTTAAATAAAGTGTAATAGGTGGAAACAATTCATATGACTGACTccattaattaataaaaaaattagtATTTAGATGGATAGTTGGAAAATTTCGAATTGTGAGTTAAGTTCTTTACCCTGAACAGTTACTTTGGAACATTAGGGGCATTCCTAAAGGTAAACCAAGTTCAACCAAAAATATGCCTAATCAAGTCAAGTTAGTCAGAAAAAGTTGTTACAAATTGTTTACCAGCATTTAGAAGAAAATCATGTATtaacacacatatatataaaggTGTTAAATGAACAAAAAGAATATTAGTGTAATTTAATATAGTACCTGGGAAGCAAGGAAGGGGGTGGGGAGCGTTTGAACCAAGGGACATAAGGAGGTTGATGGAATAATGTGTTTTTTTACTGTTTATTCATCTTTTTACTCTTTTACATTTGCTTTTTATTCAAATTGTGACCTTTTTGGTTACTATTTTTGTTAGGGAGAAAAATTTGAGCTGGAACTTGATCATTTCTTCTCCATTCAACTCCAAAGTTGGAAAGAGACTTGCTTCTACTTTTGGACACATGCCAAAACATACAAGGATTCAAATATTTAGGGAATAATAGAACCATTTCAATCCAAGAGAAAGTCTATAGGGGTACATAGGTTATTTGGAAGGAGATTTCTGTACATTAAGGGACCAAAACCTAAAATCATACTTTGTGATTGTATACGGTAAAAACCACTTTCAGAAGTTGGATGAATTAAGAAGCGACACGTGTCAAGGGTGACTAGTCGGCAGTGATTCAACCACGTTCATTGTGGCTAGATAAGATGTTGACATCGGATACAAATATATAGTCAGATAAAAGCAATTCAAGATATGACCGTTACAGAAGGCCCCAAGATTCCTCCACTCTTTATTAGCGTTTATTAGGTTTTATTACCTTTTATTATGCTTTATCACCTTTTTTATTACCTTTTATTGTAGCATTAATATTGATAATTAATGGGGCATAATTGGTAGACCATACACCCTATATATAGCTCTACTATAAATAGAGGCTTTCATTCTATTTTTGTCATggcccaaaccgatgggccgcgacgggtgacCGAATCCTACATGTCGAACATCCTTAAACATCCGTTTAAGATATAAACGTGAATAACATACGTGAGGAAAATCTATCCAAAAGACATGTGCGGATACATGCGGAATAAAGTGggtgagccggcaaggctgctatagacgactatatacccaaaactgaaagccgacaaggccacatactattcAATTATACATAAcagtctacagacctctaatagaaatacaattGTACAAAGACgtgactgagccacgtcatacccatatatatatatatatatatatatatatatatatatatatatatatatatatatatatatatatatatatatatatatatatatatatatatgtatatatacaagcatatcgtaccaaaatcaaaagcatctccggatcaagtggagcacgccaactttcgctgatcaaggatcctaagaagggggaccatcggattgcctacctgcacctgcgggcatgaaacgcaggccatgggaaatagggcgtcagtacaaataatgtactgagtatgtaagacatgaaaatcAATACATAAAAAACATAGacgaaacatggaataaagaaatccacctgtaagtctgaataactttgtaaattctacaACATTTATAGTGTCATGCACGTGCATGTAAATGTCGTCTCATGCATAGGtgtaggtgtacataacatcagacagcttctgagggcatcccatcatatcgtctcgtccactgtgggcaacatcatcaacatataccaactgatcaagtggtggtgcatataacgccgtaaccttttcccgtatcccatatacatatatttacatatataagcgtatataatgccatctggtcatggatcagtgtaaatgaatgcaatgcatgaaatgcataagaaatacgttaataagattttctcggaatgccataaaaatcagtATACCTTTTAGATAaattttatcaaatacgtatttttctaagacccatgaacagaagatataataataattcacatagagAATCgaaaatatagacacccctagtatttctatgaatagagtcatttatgaaaattgcgTATTTTACTCGTtttatttgtattatttggatcatgccaaaaagaaagaagggataaccttaacatacctggagtagaaaaaatccgtataatgttcttggaaaagattgcactGTACTTCTTTAAAActacaaaattttacgttgctaacaattctcgttggatttcttttaattgcaaGAATTCACGTTTTTGTTGAAAACCTTAAGAATGGATAACGTTCTGTAGTGCTTCTTAACTACCATTCATGGCTAATGAATTGTAAAAAGGCATATATTCAGATTGTAGGAATGACTAATGTCTTGATTGTGGtaatttatatacaaaatatagaGAAATGAGGTGTCTTGAATTTA encodes the following:
- the LOC104211398 gene encoding serine/threonine-protein kinase D6PKL1-like; the encoded protein is MLLEAMGGLPATCEITESIEELNPESKMDDDILNTGKQYCMKDDINKLFEAIEIRTSHRGVKDAFNKSAMKRPMRSSPARASGFDNSEPANLKQAFRGLCISQASELAAVKKRSSKASRLSGVSETGAAKRLYRPIAVQVNGPEHTVNEGIGNLVEISLIPDMSMSNPSDKITDYEHVPIKEKSTYATYSCHLSKDAMKNGAEISEISGGDEAFRHSTNIGSGYLKEASEQKDVLELPHSSTATSAKKVEAQMMPASDEAPTTVIPADKEQARDFDLVSCSSIFSTGNKVIRPTSSSPNQMRPVSRSRTFVKKKVASVLTSSSKQSNGDNDLSCSTSEIACQTPEHVLRYNQKEENKESSESCSANSIEVSSSMLDASVTKPGLSSSSCNRTRSIVTKGDERSLSREKGEISQSSKSSIGDYSSTTSVSEESYRSGSSRSGYRPHMSKDLRWEAIRCVQKQHGNISLRQFKLLKKLGGGDIGTVYLSELMGTNCLFAVKVMDNDFLTSRRKMTRAQTEKEILQILDHPFLPTLYAHITNDKYSCLVMEYCPGGDLHVLRQKQPNKNFSEQAARFYVAEVLLALEYLHMLGVIYRDLKPENVLVREDGHIMLSDFDLSLRCAVNPMLVKSSSPVVKPPKTSSPCSESSCIDPFCLHPSWQVSCFTPRFLSAAGKTRKLKADIAAQVTPLPQLVVEPTDARSNSFVGTHEYLAPEIIKGEGHGSAVDWWMFGIFLYELLYGRTPFKGPGNEDTLANVVSQCLKFPAYPMVSSSARDLIRRLLQKEPENRLGAEKGAAAIKQHSFFEGLNWALIRCETPPELPRFCDLGNVIPDTNQQNKESAKPQKEFKSIGEDIEFEMF